Within Topomyia yanbarensis strain Yona2022 chromosome 2, ASM3024719v1, whole genome shotgun sequence, the genomic segment TCTCGAATGCTCCGGATGACATGAGCTAAACACAAAAGAATTTTCATcaggatttttttcaaataaaccgAATTACCTACCTTCGCTTCTATCATATTCCCGAGGAAAAATATCATCATGCAAGCGTACAGCTTATTTCCCGTACACCAACGCCACCAGGATGGTGTCGGTTGCCGAAGGAATCCAAACACATCGAAGTTGGACATCAAGGCAATGATCATCAGCAGCTTGGTGACCAAGAGAACCTTCGATAGGTACAAGGATgcaccgggcgggtcatagttTCCGCCTCGGATAGTTATTTCCggatatttttcatgaatgacaTTGTAATACTCGTCGAACGCTTTGCGATAGCCACATGAATAACTGCAAAATAGAATATAATACTTTTTTGGCAACTTCTGATAGCTATAAAGATTATatcgaatcaaatgaattaaattaacacGTTCGATTAGCTATGACTAAGATGTAAAGTTTCAAACTGGCAGACTATCGTACGCAAACATATTTTTGTGGGTACGTCAAGAACAAAAAAAACGTAGATCTTACCAGTATAGGAAAGTCATCGTTACTCCGTATCCACCGACATTTTGGCTGAATTTAGTAATAGGTATTTCTTTTTCTGCATTTCCACCTGCCGGTGCCAAGCTAAATAATACAGCGGCTACGCATAGCACCGTCAATAGTGGGAAATATCTTCGGCTAAAACTGAACATGATTCCGGTTGACCGTAACACTCAGCTTACCAATTTTACGTATATCTAAATTGATTAATTAGATTACGAATTCTTGCTATCttctattatttttatgcactaTATGAACCAACGAGAAAATTTTCC encodes:
- the LOC131678845 gene encoding thioredoxin reductase-like selenoprotein T homolog CG3887, producing MFSFSRRYFPLLTVLCVAAVLFSLAPAGGNAEKEIPITKFSQNVGGYGVTMTFLYCYSCGYRKAFDEYYNVIHEKYPEITIRGGNYDPPGASLYLSKVLLVTKLLMIIALMSNFDVFGFLRQPTPSWWRWCTGNKLYACMMIFFLGNMIEAKLMSSGAFEISLNDVPVWSKLETGRIPAPQELFQIIDSHLQFSEKIEQNPDFVK